The genome window AATTGTCCAAAAATAGTACCTATTATAACCAATAAAACTTGATAAGCTGGGAATATTATAAGTAATCGTATAGGCCAATACAACCAAAGCGATAGATTTTCTTTAGTAATTCCTAGTAAATTTGTTAATGGTTTAGAAAGATAAGCTGCAGTCGACCCAGTTATTGCAAATACAATGAAAATAATAATTAACTGCCAGTTTGATTTTATATTCCAGCGTTCTTTTAGTTTGTTCATAAAATTAAATTCTTGGGGTAAATCCTCCTAATCTTTGATTATTTTTGAGTTGAAAGTAAACTAAGTAATTG of Flavobacterium channae contains these proteins:
- a CDS encoding DUF6787 family protein — its product is MNKLKERWNIKSNWQLIIIFIVFAITGSTAAYLSKPLTNLLGITKENLSLWLYWPIRLLIIFPAYQVLLVIIGTIFGQFTFFWEFEKKMLDRMKLGFIGKYIDAQLNKKTD